In Gammaproteobacteria bacterium, the DNA window GCCAAGGAGGCTATGCTGGCACAATCGCGTATTGCGCATAATCTCGCAAACGCCAAGACGACTGGGTTTAAAGCCGACTTGACCCGAGCTAAGGCGCTAAATGTTGAGGGCGATGGTCTGGAGTCTCGGGCCTTCGCCCTCACCACTGGCACGGGCTATGATTTGTCCAGTGGTCAGCTGATAACCACTGGTAACCCAACTGATCTCGCGATTGAAGGCGAAGGTTGGTTTGTTGTTCAGGCACAAGACGGTTCAGAGGCGCTGACCCGAAACGGCGCATTCGAAGTGGCCGCTTCGGGCATGTTGCAAACTTCCGATGGTCTGCCTGTGCTTGGCGATGCTGGTCCCATCATCTTACCGCCAAGCGAAAGCATTTCGGTTGGGGCAGATGGCACCGTCAGTGTTCGGCCGCTTGGAGCGCCAGCAAATACCGTACAGGTTGTGGGCCGCCTGCGATTGGTCAAACCGGAGCCTACGCAACTCGTCAAGCAAGCAGATGGTTTGTTTGCCGTCGCGAACGGCGAAATCTTGCCGTCGGATGCCTCGGTGCGCGTCCGCGCAGGGGCACTTGAGGCATCCAATGTCAATACGGTCGAAGCGCTGACGGAGCTCATTGATCTTTCGCGTCGCTTTGAAATGCACATCAAAATGTTGTCAAGCGCTCAGCAAAATGATGAAGCGCTGGATCGATTATTGCAGGCATAGTCACAGTGACTTGGCGAACTTAATGAGGATGGCACAATGAATCTGGCACTTTGGATAGCAAAAACAGGTTTAGATGCGCAGCAGACAGATATCGCGGTCATTTCGAACAATTTGGCGAATGCGGCCACGGTTGGTTACAAAAAAAGCCGAGCCGTCTTTGAAGATTTGTTATATCAGACGGTGCGTCAGCCGGGTGGCCAATCGACCCAAAATACG includes these proteins:
- the flgF gene encoding flagellar basal-body rod protein FlgF; its protein translation is MDKFAYIAMSAAKEAMLAQSRIAHNLANAKTTGFKADLTRAKALNVEGDGLESRAFALTTGTGYDLSSGQLITTGNPTDLAIEGEGWFVVQAQDGSEALTRNGAFEVAASGMLQTSDGLPVLGDAGPIILPPSESISVGADGTVSVRPLGAPANTVQVVGRLRLVKPEPTQLVKQADGLFAVANGEILPSDASVRVRAGALEASNVNTVEALTELIDLSRRFEMHIKMLSSAQQNDEALDRLLQA